ATGACTTTTCCTTTCGGTTTTTGTTGTAACTTATTATTTGAGAAGCAGTTACATTATATCAAGGCTGGAGGGGAAAGTCAAGAAATTAATGTTTGCAACTTCCTGTGTAACAGTGAGTTGTGAATTTTACAGGAGACTAGTTTTTTAGAATAAAGGAGGAAAACGTGATAGATTCAAATAGCGAAGAACTTTTAGGGAAAGCAGATAATATATTCATTCTGCTAAATATGGCTGCAAAGAGATCAAGACAGCTTAATGCAGGATCGCCGAAACTTGTAGATATTAAAGATACGCCAGTAAATATTGCCCTAGAGGAAATTAGAACAGGAATGATAGGTTGGGAGACTGTAAAGAGTGAAAAGACAGAGCCTGAAGTAATGGAGAAGGGTAAAGAGAAAAAAGGAAAAAAGAAGAAGTAAGATGCTAACAGGAAAAACAATAATTTTTGGTGTTACGGGCAGCATTGCAGCATACAAAGCAGCGGAAATAGTAAGAAGATTAAAGGACTTGAATGCAAATGTCAAGGTTGTCATGACGGTAAATGCTGCTAAATTCATTGGAGAGACAACATTACGGACACTCTCCAATAATCCTGTACATATTAGCATGTTCCCTCCCTCAGGCGGGCTTGAAGACCCACTAACTCATATAGCTATAAGTGATAGTGCTGACTTGTTCCTTGTAGCACCGGCAACTGCCAATATTATAGGAAAAGTAGCAAGTGGTATTGCAGATGACCTTCTCTCTACAACATTACTGTCTGCTGGGAATAAACCCGTTTTGATGGCTCCTGCTATGAATGAGAGGATGTATAAAAGTCATATATACTCTCATAATGAGAAAAAGCTGCAGATAGCTGGTGTCAAATTTATTAATCCTGATTACGGAAAGTTGGCATGTGGAAAAGAAGGAGAGGGGAGACTGGCATCAGTGGACTCAATTATTCAGCATGTTGTTGACGTCTTAATTGAAAGGGATCTTTTTGATACATATGACCTGAAAGAGAAAAGAGTTCTTGTAACAGCAGGTGGCACAAGAGAGTATATAGACCCTGTAAGATTTATTGGAAATCCAGCTACAGGGAAAATGGGATTTGCCTTAGCACATACTGCACGAGTAAGAGGGGCAAATGTAACATTAATAAGTGGAAAAACACTTTTAGCTCCTCCTGAGAGTGTAAAATACATCTCAGTGGAAACTGCAGATCAAATGGGCAAAGCTGTCCTGGATAGTTTTGAACAAGCTGATATTTTAGTAATGGCTGCTGCTGTTGGTGATTTTAAACCCCAAAAAACAGAAAAAAACAAAATAAAAAGAAAAGGTATGTTAAAAATAGATTTGGAGCCTACGGATGATATATTAGAAAAACTGGGAAAAATAAAAAATGGTAGAATTATTGTCGGCTTTGCAGCAGAAACCAATAATCTTATAAAAAACGCCAGGACAAAATTAAAGAAAAAAAACCTGGATTTAATAGTGGTTAATGATGTAACCCAGCCTGACGCAGGCTTTGAAAGCGAGACTAATATTGTAAAAATAATCGATAGAAGCAATAATGTAGAAGAATTACCAAAGTGGACTAAAGAAGAAGTAGCCCATAGAATCTGGGATAGAATTGTGGAACTCATTAATAAAAATAAAGGAGCATAAGTCATATGAACCTGAAAGAACTCTATAGAAAAGCAATTACGATTGGGATTGAAAATGATCCAAGAGGCAAACAAACTGTTTTGCTTGAACTCAAGCAAAACAAGAATAAATATGAGGAATTAAAGAAAAAAGAGAAAGAATTTTTTGATAAAGAATCTCTTAGAAATCCATACTCTGACTCAAGAATATTAAATGGCAGCGGTGATGAGACGATTAAAACTGTGCTTGTCGGTATAGATATTGAAGTTGGCGAGCTAATTCTGGCAGATATCCTAAGAAATAGAGGCAAACAGATAGATGCAGTTATAGCTCATCATCCTGAAGGATTGCCATATGCGATGCTGTATAATGTGATGAAGATGCAGGCAAACATTCTCAGCTTGCACGGTGTACCAATTAACGTAGCAGAAAGCCTGATGGAACATAGGGTTAAGGAAGTTCAGAGAAGACTTATGCCGATAAATCATACAAGGGCAGTTGACGCAGCCAGATTAATCGGACTGCCTTTTATGAACCTTCATACACCTGCCGATAATATGGTGGCGACATACTTGCAGAGGCTTTTTGATAAAGAAGAACCTTGTACAATGAACGAAGTTGTAAGCATGCTGTTGGAAATAGAGGAGTATAAGCAAGCTGCGATGAATGGTGCAGGTCCTAATATTCTTATTGGATCAAAAGAGAGAAGCGCTGGCAAAATATTTATAGATATGACAGGCGGAACGGAAGGCTCAAAGGATATATTCAAAATGCTTCTTGCTAGTGATATAAACACAATTGTGTGTATGCATTTAAGTGAGGATCATAGAAAAGAGGCTGAAAAGAATCACTTGAACGTCATAATCGCAGGGCATATAGCAAGTGATAATCTAGGTTTAAATCTCATGTTTGATCGTTTGCTACTAGATCCGAAGATTAATGTGATTGAATGCTCTGGATTCAGGCGGGTTAAGAGAAAGTAAATAGAACTATGGACAAACACATAGTAGAAATACTCGAGGAGAACATCGCAGTAAAGCAGGATATTATAGCTAATCAGATTGACGTTATAGTTAAGATGGTAAACAGCATTGCTGATGTGTTGAGCGGGGGAGGGAAGCTGCTTGTTTTTGGGAATGGAGGCAGTGCTGCTGACGCACAGCATATTGCTGGAGAACTGGTTGGCAGGTTTGAACTGGAACGAAGGGCACTACCAGCAATTGCCTTAACTACAGATAGCTCTGTGATAACCTCAATATCCAACGATTACAGCTTTAATGAGATTTTTTCGCGTCAGATAGAGGCATTAGGAACTCAGAAAGATATGGCTTTGGGTATATCAACAAGTGGAAATTCTGAGAATGTATTAGCTGGCATCCGCAAAGCAAAAAGTATGAAACTTACAACTATTGGATTTTCAGGCGGAAAAGGTGGAGAGCTCTCAAAAATAGCAGATTTATGCTTCATTGCCCCTTGTTCAAGT
This genomic interval from bacterium contains the following:
- the coaBC gene encoding bifunctional phosphopantothenoylcysteine decarboxylase/phosphopantothenate--cysteine ligase CoaBC yields the protein MLTGKTIIFGVTGSIAAYKAAEIVRRLKDLNANVKVVMTVNAAKFIGETTLRTLSNNPVHISMFPPSGGLEDPLTHIAISDSADLFLVAPATANIIGKVASGIADDLLSTTLLSAGNKPVLMAPAMNERMYKSHIYSHNEKKLQIAGVKFINPDYGKLACGKEGEGRLASVDSIIQHVVDVLIERDLFDTYDLKEKRVLVTAGGTREYIDPVRFIGNPATGKMGFALAHTARVRGANVTLISGKTLLAPPESVKYISVETADQMGKAVLDSFEQADILVMAAAVGDFKPQKTEKNKIKRKGMLKIDLEPTDDILEKLGKIKNGRIIVGFAAETNNLIKNARTKLKKKNLDLIVVNDVTQPDAGFESETNIVKIIDRSNNVEELPKWTKEEVAHRIWDRIVELINKNKGA
- a CDS encoding NGG1p interacting factor NIF3, producing the protein MNLKELYRKAITIGIENDPRGKQTVLLELKQNKNKYEELKKKEKEFFDKESLRNPYSDSRILNGSGDETIKTVLVGIDIEVGELILADILRNRGKQIDAVIAHHPEGLPYAMLYNVMKMQANILSLHGVPINVAESLMEHRVKEVQRRLMPINHTRAVDAARLIGLPFMNLHTPADNMVATYLQRLFDKEEPCTMNEVVSMLLEIEEYKQAAMNGAGPNILIGSKERSAGKIFIDMTGGTEGSKDIFKMLLASDINTIVCMHLSEDHRKEAEKNHLNVIIAGHIASDNLGLNLMFDRLLLDPKINVIECSGFRRVKRK
- a CDS encoding D-sedoheptulose 7-phosphate isomerase; this encodes MDKHIVEILEENIAVKQDIIANQIDVIVKMVNSIADVLSGGGKLLVFGNGGSAADAQHIAGELVGRFELERRALPAIALTTDSSVITSISNDYSFNEIFSRQIEALGTQKDMALGISTSGNSENVLAGIRKAKSMKLTTIGFSGGKGGELSKIADLCFIAPCSSTPRIQEAHITVIHIICKLVEEKLYCEQRQS
- a CDS encoding DNA-directed RNA polymerase subunit omega, which encodes MAAKRSRQLNAGSPKLVDIKDTPVNIALEEIRTGMIGWETVKSEKTEPEVMEKGKEKKGKKKK